A region of the Thermodesulfobacteriota bacterium genome:
AAGAAAATCTTCAAAACTATCTGCATTTGCCAGCACATACTGAGTTAGATCGTTATATCTTCTGGCGCCAAAGACCTTTTTATATAGAGTCATGGTCCCTTTTTCCCTAATCATTGTGTACCAGGAAACTAGGCGGTCCCAAGGGTTTCTTACGAATGCAACTTTGTAGTAATCTGACCATTCATCACCCAATTCATCCTTTGCCCAAAGAGCGTGGTCATGTGTGCCCCTGTAGCTCTCTAGGTCAGGAATGTGCTCTTTTAGGACGGCCTCAAAACTTCTCCCGGCTGTTTTTTGAATATGAATAAACAAGAATTTCTTAGATCTTGAGATTAACAATTATGCCTCTTATCACTGTCTAATTTACTAAGCTCTACTGTGGGAAAATATATCTCATGAGTTGGTAAGTTACAAAGAAATTCTCACTAGGACGCCGGTGTGTCGCTCTTAATTTTATTATCCCTAAGGGCGTCACTGAAGAATTTAAATGAAAGGCCGGACCGAAGAATCGCATAGCCCAGAAAAGCAAAAGCGGCGCCAATATACGAATAAGGAGGCGAGAGAACCAGCATTAAAACCAGATAAAACGCGGTCGATATTAAACCTAGTATGGTTCTGAGCCCCGGGCGGTTTAATGATAGAAGAGCCGGGTTAATCCAGAAAGTAAGTTTTAGTATCAAGACTGCTGCAGCCAGGATTCTGAGCGCATTGGTAGCAGGCAGATATTCATTTCCAAAGACGATTTTAATAATCGGCTCTGCAAAAACAATCATTATTACAGCCGCCGGAATGATTATAAGAACAAGCGCTTTAGTAGAGCTTTTAATCATTTTCTTAAAATCTTTAATTGCATTAGAAGTAGTGAATTTTACGAGTTCTGGGTAGATGGCTTCATAAAGAGGGTCTGTCACCTTATTAATAATAGAAGCAACTGAACTTGCTATTTTATAGAAAGCTACAGCATCTTTGCCTGCAAAAAAACCAAGTATCATTACGCCAAGATATTTCTCATTTCCTGTTTTAAGTGTCGCTATAAAACTAGTGTTCCCCAAAAACCAGGCGATCCCCTTCCACTCGTCTTTGACAAGTGAAATCTTCGCGTCCAGCCAATTACCAAGGTTATTCTCGTTAAGAGTTTTAACTACCGCCCACATCCTTAGGGCAAATCCAACAAAGCTGGCAATAATAAATCCGTATAGCACCCCTTTGATACCAAGCCCGGCATAAAGCGCTCCAACCACGATTAGCAATCTGAAGAACTTTTGAAACGAATTTATGAATGCGATGGTTTTAAACCTGTCGAAGACTCTTAGTATCGCATCAGACGTAGAATTTGCGGTGTCTATAAAAAGGCTTATTGAGAATATCCATATCAGCACGTAAGCATCAGGGGAGTGTATTACATACTGGCTTATAAGCTTTGCGCTTAGAATGGCGATTATAAATGCTATGATGCCGCTTCCTATATCTAAAAGGTATGAGAGCTTTATCATTGAGCGGGTTTTGTCCATCTCCCCCTGCTCAAGATATGTACCTATGTATTTAGTTGCCGTCTCCCATACTTTTAAGTCAAAGAACATGTTTAAAATAGAGATATATGCGATTACTAGTGTAAGAAGACCATAGTCTGACACTCCAAGGAGTCTTGCCACCACAATGGTTTGAATTGCCGTGAAAATGCCAGAGGCCGTTTTTCCGCCAAAGAGCCAGGAGGCATTTAAATATAGTCTTTTTTGAATGTTCTCTTTATTGCTCATAGTGAACGTCTAATTACATCTATATAGTTTTTTATCATTCCGTCTTCAGTGTGGTTTTTTAGTACATTCTCCTTTCCTGCCGCACCCATTCCAATTGCCAGCTTCTCGTCACCTAGAATTTTATTAATTGCAGATGCTAGATCCTCAGGACTCTCAGGATCTACTAAAAACCCAGTCTCCCCATCCTTTACAGCTTCAACTGAGCCGCCATGATTGCCGGCTATAAGTGGTTTTTTCCTGGCGCTCGCCTCGATTAGTGCATTGGGCAGTCCCTCTATCTTATTGTTCCAATAGCGGTTAGGCATAACAAAAATATCGCACATATCAATGAAGCTTATTACCTCTTCATGGGCAACTCCGCCCGTAAATATTACATTTTCTGAAACTGCCAGCTCCTGTGCCAGTTCAGAGAATTTTTGTCTATATCTGCCGTCGCCTACAATCAAGTATTTTAAGTTTGGAAATTGCTTAAGAACCTCTGGGAGTGATCTGATTACCATATCCTGCCCCTTTCTAGGCAGCACCCTGGCCACAGTTAAAAGAACTTTGTCATTACTACTGATACCGTAGCTGTTTCTAAGCGAGTTTATTTGCCCTTGGTCAGGCTCGGAAGAAAGAAGATAATTCTCAACTCCATTATAGACTACTTCTATTTTATCACTGGGCACACCTACGCTCTCGACAAGCTCCTTAGTATTATGACTCACAGCAATAATTTTTGATGCATTATCATAGAGCTTTTTCATAGGACGGCGCATTACTTTTTTAAAAAATTTGTTGCCGTAAAAACAAGTTGTTATCCCCGAGCCAGCGATCCTAACAATTGGGCTAAAGTCGTACCGATTCAGATTCCCGCCCGCAGCCTCAGCCTCTTCTGTAATGAATAGCACAGCGTCAGGTTTTTCTTCGCGTATTGCATTAGACAAATACCTTTGTCCATAGGCTATCTCAGCAAATGGAATTACCTTTATCCATTTTTTGCTTATCATAGGAGCTCTTATAACCTTACATGGGAGTTTTTCATCAACACTTTGATCCTCTGGACCATAGCCTGGTGCAAGCACGACTACATCTATATCAGTAGCCCCTATTCCGTTTGCTAACTTATGGCTTGTGGTAGCTAATCCGCCCAGAAAAGGCGGAAATTCGTGAGTATATATTAGTAGTTTCATTAATCTCTATCTGGCGCATTTCTGTGTCATGCTTCATGATATTTTGGCATAAATGACCCTA
Encoded here:
- a CDS encoding sulfotransferase family 2 domain-containing protein; its protein translation is MLISRSKKFLFIHIQKTAGRSFEAVLKEHIPDLESYRGTHDHALWAKDELGDEWSDYYKVAFVRNPWDRLVSWYTMIREKGTMTLYKKVFGARRYNDLTQYVLANADSFEDFLYKCRDTIDDIDGRKSILYNQLDYVSDEKGDLLVDFVGRFEDLANDSQVVFDGLGLENVSLPHKNSSKHKNYRTYYTDETKEEVSKMYSKDISYFGYEF
- a CDS encoding glycosyltransferase family 4 protein, whose translation is MKLLIYTHEFPPFLGGLATTSHKLANGIGATDIDVVVLAPGYGPEDQSVDEKLPCKVIRAPMISKKWIKVIPFAEIAYGQRYLSNAIREEKPDAVLFITEEAEAAGGNLNRYDFSPIVRIAGSGITTCFYGNKFFKKVMRRPMKKLYDNASKIIAVSHNTKELVESVGVPSDKIEVVYNGVENYLLSSEPDQGQINSLRNSYGISSNDKVLLTVARVLPRKGQDMVIRSLPEVLKQFPNLKYLIVGDGRYRQKFSELAQELAVSENVIFTGGVAHEEVISFIDMCDIFVMPNRYWNNKIEGLPNALIEASARKKPLIAGNHGGSVEAVKDGETGFLVDPESPEDLASAINKILGDEKLAIGMGAAGKENVLKNHTEDGMIKNYIDVIRRSL
- a CDS encoding flippase, with amino-acid sequence MSNKENIQKRLYLNASWLFGGKTASGIFTAIQTIVVARLLGVSDYGLLTLVIAYISILNMFFDLKVWETATKYIGTYLEQGEMDKTRSMIKLSYLLDIGSGIIAFIIAILSAKLISQYVIHSPDAYVLIWIFSISLFIDTANSTSDAILRVFDRFKTIAFINSFQKFFRLLIVVGALYAGLGIKGVLYGFIIASFVGFALRMWAVVKTLNENNLGNWLDAKISLVKDEWKGIAWFLGNTSFIATLKTGNEKYLGVMILGFFAGKDAVAFYKIASSVASIINKVTDPLYEAIYPELVKFTTSNAIKDFKKMIKSSTKALVLIIIPAAVIMIVFAEPIIKIVFGNEYLPATNALRILAAAVLILKLTFWINPALLSLNRPGLRTILGLISTAFYLVLMLVLSPPYSYIGAAFAFLGYAILRSGLSFKFFSDALRDNKIKSDTPAS